One stretch of Cygnus olor isolate bCygOlo1 chromosome 1, bCygOlo1.pri.v2, whole genome shotgun sequence DNA includes these proteins:
- the HSPH1 gene encoding heat shock protein 105 kDa isoform X1 codes for MAVVGFDLGFQSCYIAVARAGGIETVANEFSDRCTPSVVSFGSKNRAIGVSAKNQQITHAHNTVSNFKRFHGRAFNDPFVQKEKEKLSYDLVPMKNGGVGVKVMYMDEEHIFSVEQISAMLLTKLKETAESNLKKPVTDCVISVPSFFTDAERRSVLDAAQIVGLNCLRLMNDMTAVALNYGIYKQDLPAPEEKPRVVVFVDMGHSAFQVSACAFNKSKLKVLGTAFDPFLGGRNFDAKLVDYFCAEIKAKYKLDPKSKVRALLRLYQECEKLKKLMSSNSTDIPLNIECFMNDTDVSGKMNRSQFEELCADLLQRIEMPLLSLMEQTQLKVEDVTAVEIVGGATRIPAVKERIAKFFGKDVSTTLNADEAIARGCALQCAILSPAFKVREFSVTDATPFPISLLWNTEAEDTEGVHEVFSRNHAAPFSKVLTFYRKGPFELEAFYSDPNGVPYPETKIGRYVIQNVAAQKDGEKSKVKVKVRVNTHGIFSVSTASMVEPVKSEDCEDVGVETEVETQDQRPAENSNDKNIQQENSEAGTQSQVQTDGQQTSQSPPSSEPPSEENKIPDVKKTNEKKGDQPPEAKKPKIKVKNVELPIEANLVWQLGKDLLNMYIETEGKMIMQDKLEKERNDAKNAVEEYVYEFRDKLSGPYEKFVCEKDLQGFSALLTETEGWLYEEGEDEAKQVYVDKLEDLKKLGTPIEMRYQEAEERPKVLEELGHRLQYYATIAGEFRNKDEKYIHIDEMEMMKVERCVSEVVEWMNNAMSAQAKKSLDQDPAVRSSEIKAKLQELNNVCEPIVTQPKPKVDSPKEENPLNERSDYKTEDMGEDDKNSEMPQQNGECHPSDQSTVSMDLD; via the exons ATGGCCGTGGTGGGCTTCGACCTGGGCTTCCAGAGCTGCTACATCGCCGTGGCGCGGGCCGGCGGCATCGAGACGGTGGCCAACGAGTTCAGCGACCGCTGCACGCC TTCCGTGGTTTCCTTCGGGTCCAAAAACAGAGCTATCGGCGTCTCGGCTAAAAACCAG CAAATCACTCATGCCCACAACACGGTATCTAACTTCAAGAGGTTCCATGGCCGTGCATTTAATGATCCTTttgttcaaaaggaaaaagaaaagttgagtTATGATTTAGTTCCTATGAAGAATGGTGGAGTCGGAGTAAAG gtCATGTACATGGATGAGGAGCATATCTTCAGTGTGGAGCAGATTTCAGCTATGTTGTTGACTAAATTAAAGGAGACTGCAGAGAGTAACCTGAAAAAGCCAGTAACAGACTGTGTTATTTCT GTTCCATCATTTTTCACAGATGCTGAAAGGAGGTCTGTTCTGGATGCAGCTCAGATTGTTGGATTAAACTGTCTTAGGTTAATGAATGACATGACAGCTG tggCTTTGAATTATGGAATTTATAAACAAGACCTTCCAGCACCTGAAGAGAAGCCACGAGTAGTTGTGTTTGTTGATATGGGACATTCTGCATTTCAAGTATCAGCCTGTGCATTCAACAAGAGTAAACTAAAG GTACTTGGCACAGCGTTTGACCCTTTCCTAGGTGGAAGGAACTTTGATGCAAAGTTGGTAGATTACTTttgtgcagaaataaaagcaaagtacaAACTGGATCCAAAATCGAAAGTTCGAGCTCTTCTTCGTCTGTATCAGgagtgtgagaagctgaagaaactgATGAGTTCTAATAGCACAGACATTCCCCTAAACATTGAGTGCTTCATGAATGATACGGATGTATCTGGAAAAATGAACAG gTCTCAGTTTGAAGAATTGTGTGCTGACCTGCTGCAGAGGATAGAGATGCCTCTGCTTTCATTAATGgaacaaacacagctgaaagTGGAAGATGTGACAGCTGTAGAGATTGTGGGAGGAGCAACGCGCATTCCTGCTGTCAAAGAAAGGATTGCTAAATTCTTTGGCAAAGATGTCAGTACAACGCTGAATGCAGATGAAGCCATAGCTAgaggctgtgctctgcag tgtgcaATTCTTTCTCCAGCTTTTAAAGTGAGAGAATTCTCTGTGACAGATGCTACGCCATTCCCAATATCTCTGTTGTGGAACACAGAAGCAGAGGACACTGAAGG GGTTCATGAAGTGTTCAGCAGAAATCATGCAGCGCCTTTCTCCAAAGTTCTTACTTTCTACAGGAAAGGTCCATTTGAGTTagaagcattttattctgaTCCTAATGGAGTCCCATATCCAGAAACAAAAATTG gtAGGTATGTTATCCAGAATGTGGCAGCccagaaagatggagagaagtCTAAAGTCAAAGTGAAAGTCCGTGTCAATACTCATGGCATTTTCAGTGTGTCCACTGCATCCATGGTAGAACCAGTTAAAAGTGAAGATTGTGAAGATGTTGGTGTTGAGACTGAAGTGGAAACCCAGGACCAGAGGCCTGCTGAAAATTCAAACGAT aaaaatatccagCAAGAGAACAGTGAGGCTGGAACACAGTCCCAGGTACAAACTGATGGTCAGCAAACGTCACAGTCTCCCCCTTCATCAGAACCTccctctgaagaaaacaaaatcccagaTGTCAAGAAA ACAAATGAGAAGAAAGGTGATCAGCCTCCAGAAGCTAAAAAACCCAAGATAAAGGTGAAGAATGTGGAACTGCCCATTGAAGCTAACTTGGTTTGGCAGTTAGGAAAAGATCTTCTCAATATGTATATTGAAACAGAG GGAAAGATGATTATGCAAGacaagctggaaaaagaaagaaatgatgcaAAGAATGCAGTGGAGGAATATGTGTATGAGTTCAGGGACAAATTGTCTGGACCATATGAGAAGTTTGTTTGTGAAAAG GATCTTCAAGGCTTCTCTGCGCTCCTAACAGAGACAGAAGGCTGGCTGTATGAAGAGGGTGAGGATGAAGCTAAGCAGGTGTACGTAGACAAACTAGAGGATTTAAAG AAATTAGGTACTCCAATTGAAATGCGCTATCAAGAAGCAGAAGAACGACCGAAGGTGTTAGAAGAACTGGGACACAGGCTCCAGTATTATGCCACAATAGCTGGGGAATTCAGGAATAAG GATGAAAAATATATCCATATtgatgaaatggaaatgatgaAAGTAGAGAGGTGTGTTAGTGAAGTGGTAGAGTGGATGAACAATGCTATGAGTGCACAGGCGAAGAAGAGCTTAGATCAGGATCCAGCTGTGCGGTCAAGTGAAATTAAGGCAAAGCTACAA GAGTTGAACAATGTCTGTGAGCCTATTGTGacccaaccaaaaccaaaagttGACTCTCCTAAGGAGGAAAACCCATTAAATGAACGGAGCGATTATAAAACTGAAGACATGGGAGAAGATgacaaaaattcagaaatgccTCAACAAAATGGCGAATGTCATCCAAGTGATCAAAGCACTGTTAGCATGGACTTGGACTAA
- the HSPH1 gene encoding heat shock protein 105 kDa isoform X2: MAVVGFDLGFQSCYIAVARAGGIETVANEFSDRCTPSVVSFGSKNRAIGVSAKNQQITHAHNTVSNFKRFHGRAFNDPFVQKEKEKLSYDLVPMKNGGVGVKVMYMDEEHIFSVEQISAMLLTKLKETAESNLKKPVTDCVISVPSFFTDAERRSVLDAAQIVGLNCLRLMNDMTAVALNYGIYKQDLPAPEEKPRVVVFVDMGHSAFQVSACAFNKSKLKVLGTAFDPFLGGRNFDAKLVDYFCAEIKAKYKLDPKSKVRALLRLYQECEKLKKLMSSNSTDIPLNIECFMNDTDVSGKMNRSQFEELCADLLQRIEMPLLSLMEQTQLKVEDVTAVEIVGGATRIPAVKERIAKFFGKDVSTTLNADEAIARGCALQCAILSPAFKVREFSVTDATPFPISLLWNTEAEDTEGVHEVFSRNHAAPFSKVLTFYRKGPFELEAFYSDPNGVPYPETKIGRYVIQNVAAQKDGEKSKVKVKVRVNTHGIFSVSTASMVEPVKSEDCEDVGVETEVETQDQRPAENSNDTNEKKGDQPPEAKKPKIKVKNVELPIEANLVWQLGKDLLNMYIETEGKMIMQDKLEKERNDAKNAVEEYVYEFRDKLSGPYEKFVCEKDLQGFSALLTETEGWLYEEGEDEAKQVYVDKLEDLKKLGTPIEMRYQEAEERPKVLEELGHRLQYYATIAGEFRNKDEKYIHIDEMEMMKVERCVSEVVEWMNNAMSAQAKKSLDQDPAVRSSEIKAKLQELNNVCEPIVTQPKPKVDSPKEENPLNERSDYKTEDMGEDDKNSEMPQQNGECHPSDQSTVSMDLD; encoded by the exons ATGGCCGTGGTGGGCTTCGACCTGGGCTTCCAGAGCTGCTACATCGCCGTGGCGCGGGCCGGCGGCATCGAGACGGTGGCCAACGAGTTCAGCGACCGCTGCACGCC TTCCGTGGTTTCCTTCGGGTCCAAAAACAGAGCTATCGGCGTCTCGGCTAAAAACCAG CAAATCACTCATGCCCACAACACGGTATCTAACTTCAAGAGGTTCCATGGCCGTGCATTTAATGATCCTTttgttcaaaaggaaaaagaaaagttgagtTATGATTTAGTTCCTATGAAGAATGGTGGAGTCGGAGTAAAG gtCATGTACATGGATGAGGAGCATATCTTCAGTGTGGAGCAGATTTCAGCTATGTTGTTGACTAAATTAAAGGAGACTGCAGAGAGTAACCTGAAAAAGCCAGTAACAGACTGTGTTATTTCT GTTCCATCATTTTTCACAGATGCTGAAAGGAGGTCTGTTCTGGATGCAGCTCAGATTGTTGGATTAAACTGTCTTAGGTTAATGAATGACATGACAGCTG tggCTTTGAATTATGGAATTTATAAACAAGACCTTCCAGCACCTGAAGAGAAGCCACGAGTAGTTGTGTTTGTTGATATGGGACATTCTGCATTTCAAGTATCAGCCTGTGCATTCAACAAGAGTAAACTAAAG GTACTTGGCACAGCGTTTGACCCTTTCCTAGGTGGAAGGAACTTTGATGCAAAGTTGGTAGATTACTTttgtgcagaaataaaagcaaagtacaAACTGGATCCAAAATCGAAAGTTCGAGCTCTTCTTCGTCTGTATCAGgagtgtgagaagctgaagaaactgATGAGTTCTAATAGCACAGACATTCCCCTAAACATTGAGTGCTTCATGAATGATACGGATGTATCTGGAAAAATGAACAG gTCTCAGTTTGAAGAATTGTGTGCTGACCTGCTGCAGAGGATAGAGATGCCTCTGCTTTCATTAATGgaacaaacacagctgaaagTGGAAGATGTGACAGCTGTAGAGATTGTGGGAGGAGCAACGCGCATTCCTGCTGTCAAAGAAAGGATTGCTAAATTCTTTGGCAAAGATGTCAGTACAACGCTGAATGCAGATGAAGCCATAGCTAgaggctgtgctctgcag tgtgcaATTCTTTCTCCAGCTTTTAAAGTGAGAGAATTCTCTGTGACAGATGCTACGCCATTCCCAATATCTCTGTTGTGGAACACAGAAGCAGAGGACACTGAAGG GGTTCATGAAGTGTTCAGCAGAAATCATGCAGCGCCTTTCTCCAAAGTTCTTACTTTCTACAGGAAAGGTCCATTTGAGTTagaagcattttattctgaTCCTAATGGAGTCCCATATCCAGAAACAAAAATTG gtAGGTATGTTATCCAGAATGTGGCAGCccagaaagatggagagaagtCTAAAGTCAAAGTGAAAGTCCGTGTCAATACTCATGGCATTTTCAGTGTGTCCACTGCATCCATGGTAGAACCAGTTAAAAGTGAAGATTGTGAAGATGTTGGTGTTGAGACTGAAGTGGAAACCCAGGACCAGAGGCCTGCTGAAAATTCAAACGAT ACAAATGAGAAGAAAGGTGATCAGCCTCCAGAAGCTAAAAAACCCAAGATAAAGGTGAAGAATGTGGAACTGCCCATTGAAGCTAACTTGGTTTGGCAGTTAGGAAAAGATCTTCTCAATATGTATATTGAAACAGAG GGAAAGATGATTATGCAAGacaagctggaaaaagaaagaaatgatgcaAAGAATGCAGTGGAGGAATATGTGTATGAGTTCAGGGACAAATTGTCTGGACCATATGAGAAGTTTGTTTGTGAAAAG GATCTTCAAGGCTTCTCTGCGCTCCTAACAGAGACAGAAGGCTGGCTGTATGAAGAGGGTGAGGATGAAGCTAAGCAGGTGTACGTAGACAAACTAGAGGATTTAAAG AAATTAGGTACTCCAATTGAAATGCGCTATCAAGAAGCAGAAGAACGACCGAAGGTGTTAGAAGAACTGGGACACAGGCTCCAGTATTATGCCACAATAGCTGGGGAATTCAGGAATAAG GATGAAAAATATATCCATATtgatgaaatggaaatgatgaAAGTAGAGAGGTGTGTTAGTGAAGTGGTAGAGTGGATGAACAATGCTATGAGTGCACAGGCGAAGAAGAGCTTAGATCAGGATCCAGCTGTGCGGTCAAGTGAAATTAAGGCAAAGCTACAA GAGTTGAACAATGTCTGTGAGCCTATTGTGacccaaccaaaaccaaaagttGACTCTCCTAAGGAGGAAAACCCATTAAATGAACGGAGCGATTATAAAACTGAAGACATGGGAGAAGATgacaaaaattcagaaatgccTCAACAAAATGGCGAATGTCATCCAAGTGATCAAAGCACTGTTAGCATGGACTTGGACTAA